CTACCGTTTGCGATCGTTTGTTTGCGGCGTAATTGGGGCAAGGTTGGTAATTTTTTCTATCTAGGCTCTTTGTTAGGTACAGTCGTCACCGACCTCTACTTTTACATCGCCGATCTAATTCCTTACTGGAGGCAAGTCGTACAGGTCGAACCAACGTTAGTCGCACCAATTCTTCGCAGTGCCTTGGCACAAGTGTATACCCCTTGGGGGTTGAGTTGGGCAGCGGTCTTAGTGTTGGTGTTGCTAGCAGGGGGAGTCTTTTCCTTGCGCGCTCGACAGACTCATTGGTGGGCATTTAGTGGAGCAGTGTTGAGTACAATTTTAGTAGATAGCTTATTCTGGCTAGCTGCGGCACTGGCTTAAATTTTTGCCGATCGCGATCGCCTTGTCTGATACTCAGGTAGTCAATAAGCTATATATTAGTTTCTGATACTAGCTGTGTGCTGATTTCAGTTGGATGCAAAGAGGTAGAGAAACTGTGAAAAAATTGATACGTTTATTAACAATTTTGAGTGTATTGGTAGGTTGTTTGGGATGGCTGGGCATATCCCAACCCGCGATCGCTGCTAATCTCAGCGATTTTAGCCTGCGTACCGTACCAATCCTAGCTGTAGAGTCTCCGGCTCAATCAAGCAATCGAGCAGATGCGAAGCTGGCAACAGACTTTGGTAAGAAAATCGATTTAAACAACACAAACGTTGCTGCTTTTCGGAAATACCCAGGACTTTACCCCACCCTAGCCCGTAAAATCGTGCAAAACGCTCCCTACGAAAACGTAGAGGACGTAATGGAGATGCCAGGATTATCCGAGCGTCAAAAACAAACTCTAGAAGCAAATCTCGGTAACTTTACTGTTACTGATGTAGAAGCTGCTTACACAATGGGTGACGATCGCTATAACAACGGCATCTACAGATAAATCCTTTTTGAATTGACAATTTAGCCTCAGCCCACCCTATTTCTAGAGTGGGTTATTTTTTACTCAGTTATTGGTTATCAGTTAACCGTCAACTGTCAACTATCAACCAACAACCCTTACCCTTGCTACAAAACCTCAACCATTTTGATGTCATAGTCGTAGGAGCCGGAGCTGCCGGACTCTACACGGCACTGTGTCTACCCAGCCACTTTCGCGTCGGTTTAATTGCCAAAGAAACGATAAATCTGTCTGCAAGTGACTGGGCGCAGGGTGGAATTGCTGCGGCGATCGCGGCTGATGATTCTCCTCAGTTGCATGTAGAAGATACGCTGCAAGCGGGGGCTGGGTTGTGCGATCGCGCATCTGTAGAATTTTTGGCTCACAAAGCACCGGAATCCATTCAATCTTTGGTAGACATGGGGGTTGCCTTTGACCGTCGCGATCGCGAATTAGCATTAACCATAGAGGCTGCTCACTCCCGTCGTCGCGTCCTCCACGCCGCCGATACCACTGGTCGCCAGGTCATTGCTACCCTGACAGCGCGGGTTCTCGAACGCCAGAACATTCAAGTTATTCCCCAAACCATAGTTTTAAGTCTGTGGCTTAACCCCCAAACCGGACACTGTGAAGGTATTAGTCTCTTTGATGGCAATCGCATTCTCTGGTTGCGCGCTCGTGCTGTCGTCTTAGCAACAGGTGGCGGAGGTCAAGTTTTTGCCCAGACAACCAACCCCAAGTTGAGTACGGGTGATGGCGTGGCGATCGCTTGGCGGGCTGGAGCCATGCTGCGAGACTTAGAATTCGTCCAGTTTCACCCGACTGCTCTGACCAAACCTGGAGCAGACCGATTCTTAATCAGCGAAGCGGTACGCGGTGAAGGAGCGCATTTAATCGATGATACGGGTAGGCGTTTTGCTTTTGACTATCACCCAGCAGGAGAGCTAGCACCCAGAGATGTTGTTAGTCGTGCCATATACAGCCATTTGCAGCGTACCTCAGCCGATCCTGCTACTGCCTGCGTCTGGTTAGATTTGCGATCGATCCCAGAGGCAAAAATTCGTCAGCGGTTTCCCAATATCGTTCAAGTATGTCAGCACTGGGGCATAGATGTTTTTCAGGAGCCAATTCCAGTTGCTCCCGCCGCCCATTATTGGATGGGAGGAATTGCCGCAGATTTAACGAACCGCACTTCAATCCCTGGATTGTATGCTGTCGGCGAAACAGCTAGTACGGGAGTCCACGGCGCGAATCGTTTAGCAAGTAATTCTTTGCTGGAGTGTGTCGTCTTTGGGGCGCAGATGGCTCTGTTGAAAGATGAAGTAGAAGGGATGAAGGATGAATATACCGGATCGGATTTTAGTCTTTACCCTTTGTCGTTTAGCTTGTCAGAGATTGATTGGCTGAGCCAGCAAACCACAATTGAAGCTATCCGTTACGAACTGCCGCGTTTGGTCTGGCAGAGTGCGGGTATCTGCCGCGAACAGCAAGGATTAGAGCGGGCGATCGCGCAGGTACAATTGTGGCAACAGGCATTTATTACCCTGCCCTTGAGTCAGTTTTTGCTTCAACTTCCGCCTGGACAACCAGCCCATATCAATGTTTCCGATCTTTCAGCCAATCTTCCCGCGAATTTGCTTGAGGTAGAGCAGTCTTTGCGTCTGTGGAGCGAAACCCGCAATCTACTCGATATTGCTTACTTAATTCTCAAAAGTGCTGCCTTTCGTACCGAAAGCCGAGGCGGGCATTACCGCTTAGATTATCCTCATACCGAAGCTCACTGGCAAACTCATACTCTCATCCAGTACGAACAGTGGTGGAAATCCGAACCGACCGCAACTTAACAACCAATTTGCTTATCTCGTACCAGATCCGATCGTTCTACTAGGACTACCGATTGAGCTTGGCAATTGGTAGATTTGACTGATTTGCTCGATCGCCGGAGGAGCGTCCGAGAAATTAGTAAAAAAATTGACTAAGGTGTCAACACTGCCAGCAATCCAAAAAGCAACTAGCTGCAAGCCGAGCGTGACCATAAGTATAGTAATTTTGAGATTGTCGGACATGGCTGTTGCTGGACTGCTACGCATGTACATACTCCATATTTCAGCTAAAATTTTTCAGTATTTTTACTAGTAATTAATGTAATTTATGCATTTTTTATACATTTAATTGGTTTGAGCCGATTGTTATATGCGATCGCCTCTCTCACCATCTAATGTAGAAAGCCAAAATCGACAACCAAGATAAACAATATGTGGATATCTCTTATAGGTACTACAATCACATC
This genomic stretch from Scytonema millei VB511283 harbors:
- the psbU gene encoding photosystem II complex extrinsic protein PsbU, whose protein sequence is MKKLIRLLTILSVLVGCLGWLGISQPAIAANLSDFSLRTVPILAVESPAQSSNRADAKLATDFGKKIDLNNTNVAAFRKYPGLYPTLARKIVQNAPYENVEDVMEMPGLSERQKQTLEANLGNFTVTDVEAAYTMGDDRYNNGIYR
- the nadB gene encoding L-aspartate oxidase, whose translation is MLQNLNHFDVIVVGAGAAGLYTALCLPSHFRVGLIAKETINLSASDWAQGGIAAAIAADDSPQLHVEDTLQAGAGLCDRASVEFLAHKAPESIQSLVDMGVAFDRRDRELALTIEAAHSRRRVLHAADTTGRQVIATLTARVLERQNIQVIPQTIVLSLWLNPQTGHCEGISLFDGNRILWLRARAVVLATGGGGQVFAQTTNPKLSTGDGVAIAWRAGAMLRDLEFVQFHPTALTKPGADRFLISEAVRGEGAHLIDDTGRRFAFDYHPAGELAPRDVVSRAIYSHLQRTSADPATACVWLDLRSIPEAKIRQRFPNIVQVCQHWGIDVFQEPIPVAPAAHYWMGGIAADLTNRTSIPGLYAVGETASTGVHGANRLASNSLLECVVFGAQMALLKDEVEGMKDEYTGSDFSLYPLSFSLSEIDWLSQQTTIEAIRYELPRLVWQSAGICREQQGLERAIAQVQLWQQAFITLPLSQFLLQLPPGQPAHINVSDLSANLPANLLEVEQSLRLWSETRNLLDIAYLILKSAAFRTESRGGHYRLDYPHTEAHWQTHTLIQYEQWWKSEPTAT